The genome window TTTTGCTCCGCCCTGATGCAGAGATCGACAGGCGCGAGCTCCTTTCACTAGTTCAAATTCATCATGCGCAGGTAGAGGACTAGTCTTTTGGTAAATTGTGGCTTTAGGTTGGTTTTTTTACGTAGTTATGAACTTTGCTGATCCAGCTGGTATCTGTTTTATCAATTGTCAAGTGCCTTATGCTAGAAACTTTGGGGGATGGTAGTTTCGACAAAGAACTTGAACCTCAAGAGCTTGATGTAATTAATTCCAAACTAAAGGAATCAATGCAATCAGATGTAAGACAAGCAGCTGTGTGGAATACCCTCGGCTTGATACTACTTAAGACTGGTCGTCTGCAGGTACAAGTCTGTTGATTCCATTGTTGGTTATGGTCGCTCTTTCTTTTCCGTACCCTCACGTACTCTGATTGACTGTTATTACTTTCTAGAGTGCAATTGCAGTTTTATCATCTCTGTTAGCTGTTGCCCCCGACAACTATGATTGTCTTGGAAACCTTGGGATTGCTTACCTTCAAAAGTAAGAGCCTATATGTGTAGATACAATAATGCCCTCTTCAATGTTATGACCTCTTGTATCCCTTTGTAACTCGAAATCTTTGCAAATGGTCTTGCTTCAGTGGAAATTTGGAACTTTCAGAAAAATGTTTTCAGGAGTTGATACTCAAAGATCAAAATCATCCTGCGGCCTTAATTAATTACGCTGCCCTCCTTTTATGTAGATATGGTTCGGTTGTTGCAGGTATGCTTTTGATGAGTTTGACTCtagcaattttctttttaacaatACCTATTATGTAACTTTTTTGAGATCATAGTGAATACTGGTGAAATTTTGCAAGAAAGCTGTTATAATGCGTGTAGTTGGAGAACCTGCATGAACATAGCTTTTGGTTTAATTCTCAGGTGCTGGGGCAAATGATGGTGAAGGTGCTTCTGCAGATCACACTTCTGCTGTCAATGTTGCGAAGGAGTGTTTGTTTGCATCGCTAAAAGAAGATCCTAAAGCAGCACACGTGTGGGCTAATCTTGCTAATGCGTATTATATGACCGGTGATCATAGAAATTCCAGCAAGTGCTTGGAGAAGGTGCTTGTGGCTTATTGCTATAATCATTTATTGCTTATTTCTTGAGGTTGTTCattggtgttttttttctttgtttttatattCATTTTGTGGAAAATGATGATGCAAGAACTTTTTCTTTGCatgtttttcattctttttagaaaaacaaaagaacttATTATGCATGCTCTCATTACTCATGCTTGTGTTGCGTACTGGTCATTTGCTATTGTAAAGGACAAAGTTTTCATGCTTCTTTTACTGGTATGGCTCCTACTCCATCCTTAATCACTGACAAGTTTGAGCTGTTTTCTCTTATCATTGCATGCTCCTCAGGCGGCAAAACTGGAGGTCAATTGTTGTATGTCTACTCGATATGCTGTTGCAGTACACCGAATCAAGGATGCAGAAAGGTTTCAAGACCCTAGTGACCAAATTTCCTGGGCAGGAAATGAAATGGCTTCAATTATAAGAGATGGAGATTCTGTCTCAGTTGAACTTCCTATAGCATGGGCAGGCCTTGCGATGGTGCACAAAGCCCAACATGAGATCGCATCAGCATTTGAAGCTGATCAGAATACCTTAATGGAGGTAGAAGAGCATGCTGATTATAGTTTAAAGCAGGTAATCACAAAAGAGTAATTAAGATGCCATTTATTTCACTTAAATGGCATGACAAAAGGAGCTTCATATGTCATAATGGACGACATGACAAAGCAACTCCTTGTATATGGCACGTACAGTTGTTCCTTCTAATATCATACATCTTTGCACAACCAGTCGGTTCACATGTGCACAATCTGACTACGCAGTAAACAAGAGCCTTTGTTATCATGTATAATGGAACTTAGAAGGCTTGCCGAAAGTTCGGATCTTTCAGTTTCCTATGTCTTATGTCACCCTTCATTTTTCTGTATGTTATTTGGAGAATCGTATTCATGTTCTTCACAATGCACTTCAACTTAGGCAAATCATTTTTATGTAGGCAGTAGCAGAGGATCCAGATGATGCTGTGCAATGGCACCAGCTTGGTCTCCATAGCTTATGTACTCGGCAATTCAAAAACTCGCAGAAGTACCTCAAAGCTGCAGTTGCCCGTTTTAAAGAGTGCAGCTATGCATGGTCAAATCTAGGTGTGTCCAATCTTAAGAACCATTTTCGTATGTTTTTAATACTTTTGAGttatctctctctgtctctttctctctctgaagTTGGTGAAGTGTACACCTATTAACAAATACATGCATCACCAGGTATCTCGCTGCAACTATCAGATGAGCCATCGCAATCTGAAGAAGTTTACAAGCGGGCTTTAGCATTGGCAACAACTAAACACGCCCACACTATATTCTCCAACCTTGGAAATCTCTACCGCCAGCAGAAGCACTACGAACGTGCCAAAGCAATGTTTACAAAGTCTCTAGAGCTCCAGCCTGGCTATGCTCCCGCATTCAACAACCTGGGTCTCGTATTTGTTGCCGAGGGTCAGTGGGAGGAAGCCAAATTCTGCTTTGACAAAGCCCTCCGGGCAGACCCGTTGCTGGATGCTGCCAAGTCCAACATGCTTAAAGCAGTGTCTGCATCCAGTTCATGTGCAGGCCTGTCCTCTAGTCTTCTTCAAGATTAATTTGTATTTTGTAAGCAAGTGTAAGGGGTAGGTATGGTTTCCTCAGTCATGTTTTAGAATTGTAAAACCGTATTAACTTGCGAAGTTACGAGAAAACGAGGAGAAGCCTTCCTCTGTATTTAGAGGGTAGAGCTTATCTTCCGGTCCGACGCACCGTTGTATCTCAGTTTTGTATCATAAGTCAATTTTTCAGTGCAGAAAATTATTGTCTAATGCATTGTTagtttctttctttcattttgttgaGATTGTGTTGCCTCTCCGATTAGTGTTTGACACGCACAATATGGGCAACATGATCATGCGGGCAAAGTTCAATACGATGGGCTGACATGAAGTGGTTCAAACtcgcatttggcgagaatcgaacctaaaacctctcacttacaagtgaagaggaataccactagaccgtaatactaagtgacgaAGGTGGGGGTGTTTGACACAAATAACAAAGTCCATACAAGAAACGGGTactagcaagaatatgtagtttctttttaatttgcttatgatattatgcatgtatgttttgaattattaatca of Malus sylvestris chromosome 6, drMalSylv7.2, whole genome shotgun sequence contains these proteins:
- the LOC126627403 gene encoding probable UDP-N-acetylglucosamine--peptide N-acetylglucosaminyltransferase SPINDLY, whose protein sequence is MSEQNEPQQPYPAAKSSKPPPQPPKPAAFSANLNSDPPETDGAAPSTCQHQHTSPVFSLLPPYPKSSDGQSAVNESIEAEGKRLSKLGKSRSRNCKVDCAMDDGADAADGYLPGQGISSSREEKVSSLKTGLVHVARRMPKNAHAHFILGLMYQRLGQPSKAVLAYEKAEEILLRPDAEIDRRELLSLVQIHHAQCLMLETLGDGSFDKELEPQELDVINSKLKESMQSDVRQAAVWNTLGLILLKTGRLQSAIAVLSSLLAVAPDNYDCLGNLGIAYLQNGNLELSEKCFQELILKDQNHPAALINYAALLLCRYGSVVAGAGANDGEGASADHTSAVNVAKECLFASLKEDPKAAHVWANLANAYYMTGDHRNSSKCLEKAAKLEVNCCMSTRYAVAVHRIKDAERFQDPSDQISWAGNEMASIIRDGDSVSVELPIAWAGLAMVHKAQHEIASAFEADQNTLMEVEEHADYSLKQAVAEDPDDAVQWHQLGLHSLCTRQFKNSQKYLKAAVARFKECSYAWSNLGISLQLSDEPSQSEEVYKRALALATTKHAHTIFSNLGNLYRQQKHYERAKAMFTKSLELQPGYAPAFNNLGLVFVAEGQWEEAKFCFDKALRADPLLDAAKSNMLKAVSASSSCAGLSSSLLQD